A stretch of Phoenix dactylifera cultivar Barhee BC4 unplaced genomic scaffold, palm_55x_up_171113_PBpolish2nd_filt_p 000767F, whole genome shotgun sequence DNA encodes these proteins:
- the LOC103696969 gene encoding 40S ribosomal protein S18-like: protein MSLVANEDFQHILRVLNTNVDGKQNVMFALTSIKGIGRRFANIVCKKADVDMNKRAGELSAEELENLMVVVANPRQFKIPDWFLNRKKDYKDGRYSQVVSNALDMKLRDDLERLKKIRNHRGLRHYWGLRVRGQHTKTTGRRGKTVGVSKKR, encoded by the exons ATG TCGCTGGTGGCGAACGAGGATTTCCAGCATATATTGCGTGTCTTGAACACCAACGTGGATGGCAAGCAGAACGTAATGTTTGCCCTCACGTCCATCAAGGGTATCGGCAGGCGTTTCGCCAACATCGTCTGCAAGAAGGCAGACGTTGATATGAACAAAAG GGCTGGTGAACTTTCTGCTGAGGAACTGGAGAATCTAATGGTCGTCGTGGCGAACCCAAGGCAATTCAAGATCCCAGACTGGTTCTTGAACAGGAAGAAGGACTACAAGGATGGGAGGTATTCTCAGGTGGTCTCCAATGCTCTTGACATGAAGCTGAGAGATGATTTAGAGCGATTGAAAAAGATCAG GAATCACCGTGGCTTGCGACATTACTGGGGTCTTCGTGTTCGGGGGCAGCACACCAAGACAACCGGCCGCAGGGGAAAGACTGTTGGTGTCTCGAAGAAGCGTTAG